Proteins encoded in a region of the Coffea eugenioides isolate CCC68of chromosome 4, Ceug_1.0, whole genome shotgun sequence genome:
- the LOC113769425 gene encoding monomethylxanthine methyltransferase 2-like, whose product MEVQRVLHMNKGDDDASYAKNSSGQKLVIMKVKHFLVQSIEKLFHSYPSAKCIRIADLGCSSGPNALVPAENMIESIHKVYHKLGHKPPSIEVFLNDLEGNDFNNVFRSLSKFYDKLEKNGSKRGSCFVAATPGSFYGRLFPDHSTHFIHSSYSIHWLSQVPRELEVESGRGSNKRNICYTVTSPPGVHEAFLDQFRKDFTLFLRMRSTEMVPQGHLFLTLQGKMDENDSFDHWVSVGMTLNDMVMQGMIEEANLDAFNIPFYGPSMEELRSIIENENSFNILSLETFKLHWDDFYMEVFKKKPEDNYIRGEYVAASLRAILEPILTSHFGDAIMDEFFRRLAKKLSEHLEVGKGYVDNLVVSLGKK is encoded by the exons ATGGAAGTGCAACGTGTTCTGCACATGAACAAAGGGGACGACGATGCAAGCTATGCCAAAAATTCATCAGGGCAA AAGTTGGTGATAATGAAGGTGAAGCATTTTCTTGTACAAAGCATAGAGAAGTTGTTTCACTCTTACCCAAGTGCAAAGTGCATAAGAATAGCAGATCTGGGATGCTCTTCGGGACCTAACGCCTTGGTGCCAGCGGAGAATATGATAGAAAGTATTCACAAAGTTTATCATAAATTGGGACATAAACCGCCTTCaattgaagttttcttgaatGACCTCGAGGGCAATGATTTTAACAACGTTTTCAGGTCATTAAGCAAGTTTTATGATAAACTTGAAAAAAATGGAAGCAAACGCGGATCATGTTTTGTTGCAGCTACGCCTGGTTCTTTCTACGGCAGACTTTTCCCAGATCATTCCACCCATTTTATACACTCTTCTTATTCAATCCATTGGTTGTCTCAG GTTCCTAGGGAATTGGAAGTTGAATCAGGAAGGGGATCGAACAAACGCAATATTTGCTATACTGTCACAAGTCCGCCCGGTGTGCACGAGGCATTCTTGGATCAATTTAGAAAAGATTTTACATTGTTTTTGAGGATGCGCTCTACGGAGATGGTTCCTCAGGGACATTTATTTCTCACTCTTCAAGGAAAGATGGATGAGAATGACAGTTTTGATCACTGGGTGTCCGTTGGGATGACTCTGAACGACATGGTAATGCAG GGAATGATAGAAGAAGCAAATTTAGATGCGTTCAACATTCCATTTTACGGACCATCAATGGAGGAACTAAGGAGCATAATTGAGAATGAAAATAGCTTCAACATTTTGAGTCTTGAGACATTTAAGTTGCACTGGGACGATTTCTACATGGAGGTTTTTAAGAAGAAACCGGAAGATAATTACATCAGGGGGGAGTATGTGGCTGCGAGCTTAAGAGCCATACTGGAACCTATCCTAACCAGTCACTTCGGCGACGCTATCATGGATGAATTTTTTCGCAGGTTAGCAAAGAAATTATCTGAACATCTGGAGGTAGGAAAGGGTTATGTTGATAATTTGGTCGTTTCCCTTGGAAAAAAGTGA
- the LOC113769426 gene encoding premnaspirodiene oxygenase-like yields the protein MHNLAGRQLPHQILRELARKYGPLMHIQLGQVSAVVVSSAKMAKEILVTHDPAFATRPESLATKTIWYKRDDLAFGFYGDFVKQMRKICVTELLSGKNVRSFTFIRQDENSKLISTIRSAQGRPVNVTKMILAYSSSMACKAAFVRVCKNKETMLKQLTTSVAIAGGFNLADFFPSLEILPISTGLKRKWKKMHHEWMILISD from the coding sequence ATGCACAACTTGGCCGGTCGACAACTTCCGCACCAAATTCTCAGGGAATTGGCCAGAAAATATGGACCACTCATGCACATCCAGCTTGGTCAAGTGTCTGCAGTGGTTGTGTCATCAGCCAAGATGGCCAAAGAGATTTTAGTAACTCATGATCCTGCCTTTGCTACAAGGCCCGAGAGTCTAGCCACCAAAACCATCTGGTATAAACGGGACGATTTGGCATTTGGCTTTTATGGAGACTTTGTCAAGCAAATGCGCAAAATATGTGTGACGGAGCTTCTTAGTGGGAAGAACGTCCGGTCCTTTACATTTATTCGACAGGACGAAAATTCAAAACTTATCAGCACAATTCGATCTGCTCAAGGGAGGCCAGTCAATGTAACTAAGATGATTTTGGCCTATTCAAGTTCAATGGCTTGTAAAGCCGCATTTGTTAGAGTATGCAAGAATAAAGAAACCATGCTCAAGCAATTGACAACATCAGTTGCCATAGCGGGAGGCTTCAATTTGGCAGATTTTTTCCCTTCACTGGAAATTTTGCCTATTAGCACTGGGTTGAAACGTAAATGGAAAAAGATGCACCATGAATGGATGAtattgataagtgactaa